The following proteins are co-located in the Caloenas nicobarica isolate bCalNic1 chromosome 33, bCalNic1.hap1, whole genome shotgun sequence genome:
- the ACVR1B gene encoding activin receptor type-1B, translating to MVSVFNLDGVKHHVRTCIPEAKLIPAGKPFYCLSSEDLRNTHCCYSDFCNKIDLMVPSGHLKENESTSSWGPVELVAVIAGPVFLVFVVMIILVFVFHHHQRVYHNRQRLDVEDPSCEMCLSKDKTLQDLVYDLSTSGSGSGLPLFVQRTVARTIVLQEIIGKGRFGEVWRGRWRGGDVAVKIFSSREERSWFREAEIYQTVMLRHENILGFIAADNKDNGTWTQLWLVSDYHEHGSLFDYLNRYTVTIEGMIKLALSAASGLAHLHMEIVGTQGKPGIAHRDLKSKNILVKKNGTCAIADLGLAVRHDSVTDTIDIAPNQRVGTKRYMAPEVLDETINMKHFDSFKCADIYALGLVYWEIARRCNAGGIHEEYQLPYYDLVPSDPSIEEMRKVVCDQKLRPNIPNWWQSYEALRVMGKMMRECWYANGAARLTALRIKKTLSQLSVQEDVKI from the exons ATGGTCTCGGTCTTCAACCTGGACGGCGTTAAACATCACGTTCGGACCTGCATTCCTGAAGCCAAACTGATTCCTGCTGGGAAACCCTTCTATTGTCTGAGTTCAGAAGATCTGCGTAATACTCACTGCTGCTACTCTGATTTCTGCAACAAAATCGATTTAATGGTTCCCAGCG GACACCTGAAAGAAAACGAATCCACATCGAGCTGGGGTCCCGTGGAGCTGGTGGCCGTGATTGCCGGACCCGTCTTCCTTGTGTTTGTTGTCATGATCATACTCgtctttgtttttcatcacCACCAACGGGTCTATCACAACCGTCAGCGGCTGGACGTGGAAGACCCCTCTTGTGAAATGTGCCTGTCGAAGGATAAGACCTTGCAAGATCTCGTCTACGATCTTTCCACCTCTGGCTCTGGCTCAG GTTTGCCGCTTTTTGTCCAACGGACTGTGGCTCGGACGATTGTCCTTCAGGAGATCATCGGTAAAGGCCGCTTCGGGGAAGTGTGGCGTGGCCGGTGGCGCGGAGGTGACGTCGCTGTAAAAATCTTCTCTTCACGTGAGGAGCGCTCCTGGTTTAGGGAAGCAGAAATATATCAAACTGTTATGTTGCGACACGAGAACATCCTGGGGTTTATTGCCGCGGATAACAAAG ataaTGGAACATGGACTCAGCTGTGGCTCGTCTCCGATTACCACGAGCATGGATCTCTCTTTGATTATCTTAATCGCTACACGGTGACTATCGAGGGGATGATCAAACTCGCCCTGTCCGCTGCCAGCGGGCTGGCCCATCTGCACATGGAGATTGTGGGGACTCAGG GAAAGCCTGGGATTGCTCACAGAGACTTGAAATCCAAGAACATCTTGGTGAAGAAGAACGGCACGTGTGCCATCGCCGACCTTGGGCTAGCTGTCCGGCACGATTCGGTTACAGATACGATTGATATTGCACCAAATCAAAGGGTCGGAACCAAACG ataCATGGCCCCTGAAGTCTTGGATGAAACCATTAACATGAAGCATTTTGATTCATTTAAATGTGCTGATATCTACGCCTTGGGCTTGGTCTACTGGGAGATTGCTCGACGATGCAACGCAGGAG GTATCCATGAAGAGTATCAGCTTCCCTACTACGACCTTGTACCCTCTGATCCTTCTATTGAGGAGATGCGGAAGGTCGTATGTGATCAGAAATTACGGCCTAATATTCCCAACTGGTGGCAAAGCTACGAG GCACTCCGGGTGATGGGTAAGATGATGCGAGAGTGCTGGTACGCCAACGGAGCGGCTCGACTCACCGCCCTCCGCATTAAGAAAACCCTCTCCCAGCTCAGTGTCCAGGAAGATGTGAAAATCTAA